From a single Sphingosinicellaceae bacterium genomic region:
- a CDS encoding zinc-ribbon domain-containing protein, with the protein MIVTCPGCASRYRVGDEAAVPGRRLRCDNCGTRWKIEDEPETMLTDAALVDFPDDDEEPRRRGFVRRHWLAIVGVIVLLFGATLLWLIFTAPLGRALEPLKEPSLVILDAAGNPIARRGNYKEQPVTIAELPKYVPAALIAIEDRRFYSHWGIDPQGILRALFRNAEKGGVSQGGSTLTQQLAKTSFLSSERSIKRKLQEVIIAFYLESRLTKDEILSRYLSSVYFGEGAYGIRAAARTYFDRSPSQLTVGQAAMLAGLVKAPSSLAPSRHLAAAQARERVVLQAMVEDGALTADQVRHVQPARFVPGREALPTGSYFADWVLPQAKAAIDVAQYGDTAVNTTLDPALQKDAERAVREVLGQYRGLNVTQAALVAMRPDGRVVAMVGGADYKATSFNRATQAMRQPGSSFKLFVYLAALHAGDTPNTIIDDSPITIGDWQPKNDEGKYRGPIPLVTAFAASSNIAAVKLVQQVGVEAVRAQARRLGVTVPLSNYEGLALGTSGIPLIELTSAYAAVAAGEYPVKPIGLSNPTREGVADKLRGVVKSLRPWPEREPMMQLLKSAVARGTGKDATLPIATYGKTGTTQNHRDALFVGFAGDLVVGVWVGNDDNSPMGGSVVGGTIPARLWKHFMTAALTREGLLRAPPPRTFQDDLGDALGKAGVAVDALDAAGDLVGGVIDNVTGGDRDRGRDREDSPESPPPPEDQR; encoded by the coding sequence ATGATCGTCACCTGTCCCGGTTGCGCCTCGCGCTACCGCGTCGGGGACGAAGCGGCCGTTCCCGGACGGCGGTTGCGGTGCGACAACTGCGGCACGCGGTGGAAGATCGAGGACGAGCCTGAGACCATGCTGACCGATGCGGCGCTGGTCGACTTCCCGGACGACGACGAGGAACCGCGGCGTCGCGGCTTCGTGCGGCGGCACTGGCTGGCGATCGTCGGCGTCATCGTGCTGCTTTTCGGCGCGACCTTGTTGTGGCTGATCTTCACCGCGCCGCTGGGCCGGGCGCTGGAGCCGCTGAAGGAACCGAGCCTCGTCATCCTGGATGCAGCCGGCAATCCGATCGCACGACGCGGCAACTACAAGGAGCAGCCGGTCACCATCGCCGAGCTGCCGAAGTACGTGCCGGCAGCACTCATCGCGATCGAGGACCGGCGCTTCTATTCGCACTGGGGCATCGACCCGCAGGGCATCCTGCGCGCGCTGTTCCGCAACGCCGAGAAGGGCGGCGTCAGCCAGGGCGGCTCGACCCTGACCCAGCAGCTCGCGAAGACCAGCTTCCTGAGCTCCGAGCGCAGCATCAAGCGCAAGCTGCAGGAGGTGATCATCGCCTTCTACCTCGAGTCGCGCCTGACCAAGGACGAGATCCTGTCGCGCTACCTGTCGAGCGTCTATTTCGGCGAGGGCGCCTACGGCATCCGCGCCGCTGCCCGGACCTATTTCGATCGCTCGCCCTCGCAGCTGACCGTCGGACAGGCGGCGATGCTCGCTGGGCTGGTCAAGGCACCATCGTCGCTCGCTCCGTCGCGCCATCTGGCGGCGGCGCAGGCGCGCGAGCGCGTCGTCCTGCAGGCGATGGTCGAGGACGGCGCGTTGACCGCCGATCAGGTCCGCCACGTCCAGCCGGCGCGCTTCGTCCCGGGCCGCGAGGCGCTGCCGACCGGTTCCTACTTCGCCGACTGGGTGCTGCCGCAAGCCAAGGCCGCGATCGACGTCGCGCAATACGGCGACACCGCGGTCAACACGACGCTCGACCCGGCGCTGCAGAAGGACGCCGAGCGCGCCGTCCGCGAGGTGCTGGGCCAGTACCGGGGCCTCAACGTCACCCAGGCGGCGCTGGTCGCGATGCGGCCCGACGGGCGCGTTGTCGCGATGGTCGGCGGCGCCGACTACAAGGCGACCAGCTTCAACCGTGCGACGCAGGCGATGCGGCAGCCGGGCAGCTCGTTCAAGCTGTTCGTTTATCTCGCCGCGCTGCATGCCGGGGATACGCCGAACACCATCATCGACGACTCGCCGATCACCATCGGCGACTGGCAGCCCAAGAACGACGAGGGCAAGTACCGCGGCCCGATCCCGCTGGTCACCGCGTTCGCGGCGTCGAGCAACATCGCCGCGGTCAAATTGGTCCAGCAGGTCGGGGTCGAGGCGGTGCGGGCGCAGGCGCGTCGGCTCGGCGTCACCGTGCCGCTGTCGAACTACGAGGGGCTGGCGCTCGGCACCTCGGGCATCCCTTTGATCGAGCTGACCTCAGCGTACGCAGCGGTGGCGGCAGGCGAGTATCCGGTCAAGCCGATCGGGCTGAGCAACCCGACCCGCGAGGGTGTCGCCGACAAGTTGCGCGGTGTCGTCAAGTCGCTGCGCCCATGGCCCGAGCGCGAGCCGATGATGCAACTCCTCAAGTCGGCGGTGGCACGCGGCACCGGCAAGGACGCGACCCTTCCGATCGCCACCTATGGCAAGACCGGCACCACCCAGAACCACCGCGATGCGCTGTTCGTCGGCTTCGCGGGCGATCTTGTGGTCGGCGTCTGGGTCGGCAACGACGACAACTCGCCGATGGGCGGCAGCGTTGTCGGCGGTACCATCCCGGCGCGGCTGTGGAAGCACTTCATGACCGCCGCGCTGACCCGCGAGGGCCTGCTCCGCGCGCCGCCGCCGCGGACGTTCCAGGACGATCTCGGCGACGCGCTCGGCAAGGCCGGGGTTGCGGTCGATGCCCTCGACGCGGCGGGTGACCTCGTCGGCGGCGTCATCGACAACGTCACCGGCGGCGACCGTGACAGGGGTCGCGATCGCGAGGACTCGCCGGAGTCGCCGCCACCGCCCGAGGACCAGCGCTAG
- a CDS encoding NUDIX hydrolase translates to MPAPKPKDAATLLIVRRDGPVPRVLMGQRSRGHSFMPDKWVFPGGRIHPSDFRVPVASELRPEVAAALERGCPGVRGRALALAAIRETFEETGLLLARAGTTPRSSRGEWRHFLATGALPDLGALDYVARAITPPGRTRRFDARFFVAEATALVALEPGSGSGELGELAWFDWDEAAKLDLPQITRMILAEVAARFETPGRPIPFHRFIRGAHTLLDA, encoded by the coding sequence ATGCCCGCCCCCAAGCCCAAGGACGCCGCGACCCTGCTGATCGTCCGCCGTGACGGACCGGTGCCGCGTGTCCTGATGGGCCAGCGCAGCCGCGGGCACAGCTTCATGCCCGACAAATGGGTGTTCCCCGGCGGGCGCATCCATCCGAGCGACTTCCGTGTGCCGGTGGCGTCGGAGCTTCGCCCCGAGGTCGCAGCGGCGCTGGAGCGCGGCTGCCCCGGCGTGCGTGGCCGGGCGCTGGCGCTGGCGGCGATCCGCGAGACCTTCGAAGAGACCGGGCTGCTCCTCGCCAGGGCCGGGACAACACCGCGCAGCAGCCGGGGTGAGTGGCGCCACTTCCTCGCCACCGGTGCGCTTCCCGACCTCGGCGCCCTCGACTACGTCGCTCGTGCGATCACCCCGCCGGGCCGGACGCGGCGCTTCGATGCCCGCTTCTTCGTCGCCGAGGCAACGGCGCTGGTCGCCCTCGAACCCGGCAGCGGCTCCGGCGAACTCGGCGAGCTGGCGTGGTTCGACTGGGACGAGGCGGCCAAGCTCGACCTGCCGCAGATCACCCGCATGATCCTGGCCGAGGTCGCGGCCCGCTTCGAGACGCCCGGCCGGCCGATCCCCTTCCACCGCTTCATCCGCGGTGCCCACACCTTGCTGGACGCGTAG
- a CDS encoding NADH:flavin oxidoreductase, producing the protein MTNPLFEPFDLKGLHLPNRIVMAPMTRSFSPNGIPGDNVAAYYRRRAEGEVGLIVTEGTVVERPGSANDPNYPHFYGDALPGWGKVVEEVHAANGLVAPQLWHVGSAINHAGSDGEPESPSGLFKPGKPHGKAMTDSDIGDTIAAFAQAAGDAKRLGFDSVELHGAHGYLIDQFFWDGTNAREDDWNGAELPLRARFAAEILKAVRVAVGPDYPVILRISQWKQQNYDAKLAPDPKALEAWLRPLADAGADVFHCSQRRFWEPEFPDLDGEAGLNFAGWVKKVTGTPTITVGSVGLDGEFIAGFGGEGSKPASLERLLERLDKGEFDLVAVGRALIVDPDWVQKVRDGRGAELQGFDRSALATLV; encoded by the coding sequence ATGACCAATCCGCTGTTCGAACCGTTCGACCTGAAGGGCCTCCACCTGCCCAACCGCATCGTCATGGCGCCGATGACGCGGAGCTTCTCGCCGAACGGCATCCCGGGCGACAACGTCGCGGCCTACTACCGCCGCCGTGCCGAGGGCGAAGTCGGGCTCATCGTGACCGAAGGCACCGTCGTCGAGCGTCCGGGCTCGGCCAACGATCCCAACTACCCGCACTTCTACGGCGACGCGCTGCCCGGCTGGGGCAAGGTCGTCGAGGAGGTCCACGCCGCGAACGGCCTCGTCGCGCCGCAGCTGTGGCACGTCGGCAGCGCGATCAACCACGCCGGGTCGGACGGCGAGCCGGAGAGCCCGTCGGGCCTGTTCAAGCCCGGCAAGCCGCACGGCAAGGCGATGACCGACAGCGACATCGGCGACACCATCGCCGCCTTTGCCCAGGCCGCCGGCGACGCCAAGCGCCTCGGCTTCGACTCGGTCGAGCTGCACGGCGCGCACGGCTACCTGATCGACCAGTTCTTCTGGGACGGCACCAATGCCCGCGAGGATGACTGGAACGGTGCCGAGCTGCCGCTGCGCGCGCGCTTTGCCGCCGAGATCCTGAAGGCGGTCCGGGTCGCGGTCGGCCCCGACTATCCGGTGATCCTGCGCATCTCGCAGTGGAAGCAGCAGAACTACGATGCCAAGCTCGCCCCCGACCCGAAGGCGCTCGAGGCCTGGCTGCGACCGCTCGCCGATGCCGGTGCCGATGTCTTCCACTGCTCGCAGCGGCGCTTCTGGGAGCCCGAGTTTCCCGACCTCGACGGGGAGGCCGGCCTCAACTTCGCGGGCTGGGTCAAGAAGGTCACCGGCACCCCGACGATCACCGTCGGCTCGGTCGGCCTCGACGGCGAGTTCATCGCGGGCTTCGGCGGCGAGGGCTCCAAGCCAGCCTCGCTCGAGCGCTTGCTGGAGCGTCTCGACAAGGGCGAGTTCGACCTCGTCGCAGTCGGCCGCGCACTGATCGTCGATCCCGACTGGGTCCAGAAGGTCCGCGACGGCCGCGGGGCCGAGCTCCAGGGCTTTGATCGTAGCGCGCTCGCGACCCTGGTTTAA
- a CDS encoding MATE family efflux transporter: protein MTAAAATLHLPIRLSTLLRLAGPVVLSRLGIMTMGLVDTIVVGRHSGVELGYLALAWAPTGIVLTTSIGLLSGVQVLTSQAIGEGRREDTGAVLRRGLIYSALIGIVAAALLIVGGPWFLHHVGVEASLADGATPVLVMLALSLLPILVGDAGIFWLEAHGRPVPGAVVMWASNVVNLALNLWLVPGRSPFAVEGAVAASYATLISRIAFLIMVAVAILGWHEAKSLGVLKRHGRDRGAEAALRRIGYAASLSYFVEAGAFQAMTIVAGWLGATAVAAWAVTVNVAALIFMLPLGLATATGVLVGRAYGAGDRVGVRRAGVLGFRAVFGLLLIVCAIVGFGNHAIAAAYTHDPAIRVAAASALLLSCLFYVADGLQVVGSQSLRAQNDIWAPTATHFFSYLVVMIPACILLAITAGLGVDGIVLGVVIASLVSAALLIGRFWWKVRGHG from the coding sequence GTGACTGCCGCCGCCGCCACCCTTCACCTGCCGATCCGGCTGAGCACGCTGCTGCGTCTCGCGGGCCCGGTGGTGCTGTCGCGGCTCGGCATCATGACGATGGGGCTGGTCGATACCATCGTCGTCGGGCGGCATTCGGGCGTCGAGCTGGGGTATCTGGCGCTGGCGTGGGCGCCGACGGGGATCGTGCTGACGACCTCGATCGGGCTGCTGTCGGGCGTGCAGGTGCTGACCAGCCAGGCGATCGGCGAGGGTCGGCGCGAGGACACCGGCGCGGTGCTGCGGCGGGGCCTCATCTATTCGGCGCTGATCGGGATTGTCGCGGCGGCGCTGCTGATCGTGGGTGGCCCGTGGTTCCTCCACCATGTCGGGGTCGAAGCCAGCCTCGCCGACGGTGCGACCCCGGTGCTGGTCATGCTGGCACTGTCGCTGCTGCCGATCCTGGTCGGCGACGCCGGCATCTTCTGGCTCGAGGCGCACGGCCGTCCGGTGCCGGGTGCGGTGGTGATGTGGGCGTCGAACGTCGTCAATCTCGCGCTCAACCTGTGGCTGGTGCCGGGCCGCTCGCCGTTCGCGGTCGAGGGCGCGGTGGCGGCGAGCTATGCGACCTTGATCAGCCGGATCGCGTTCCTGATCATGGTCGCGGTCGCGATCCTCGGCTGGCACGAGGCCAAGTCGCTGGGCGTCCTGAAGCGCCACGGCCGCGACCGGGGTGCCGAGGCCGCGCTGCGCCGCATCGGCTATGCCGCGTCGTTGAGCTATTTCGTCGAGGCGGGCGCGTTCCAGGCGATGACCATCGTCGCGGGCTGGCTCGGCGCGACCGCGGTCGCGGCGTGGGCGGTCACCGTCAACGTCGCCGCGCTGATCTTCATGCTGCCGCTCGGCCTCGCGACCGCGACCGGCGTGCTCGTCGGGCGCGCCTACGGGGCCGGCGACCGGGTCGGCGTTCGCCGCGCCGGGGTGCTGGGTTTCCGCGCGGTGTTCGGGCTGCTGCTGATCGTCTGCGCCATCGTCGGCTTCGGCAACCACGCCATCGCCGCTGCCTATACCCACGACCCCGCAATCCGGGTCGCGGCCGCGTCGGCGCTGCTGCTGTCGTGCCTGTTCTACGTGGCGGACGGGTTGCAGGTCGTCGGCTCGCAGTCGCTGCGCGCACAGAACGACATCTGGGCGCCGACCGCGACGCATTTCTTCAGCTATCTCGTGGTCATGATCCCGGCGTGCATCCTGCTTGCGATCACGGCGGGCCTCGGCGTCGACGGTATCGTGCTGGGTGTGGTGATCGCGTCGCTGGTGTCGGCGGCGCTGCTGATCGGGAGATTCTGGTGGAAGGTGCGGGGGCACGGCTGA
- a CDS encoding NAD(P)-binding domain-containing protein has protein sequence MRTAIIGAGCSGFTTAKRLQDEGLEFDWYEASDRIGGNWAYANPNGMSSAYQSLHIDTSKTRLQFEDYSVPADWPDFPHHSLIAKYFNDYVDHFGLRPLIRFETPVTSVARRDDGRWDVTSKLGTEAYDAVVVANGHHWSPNRPEWPGRFDGTVIHAHDYRTPTDPVDMTGKRVVVVGLGNSAVDIAAELAQRTVTERLFVSARRGVWVLPKMLGGRPIDKTPLPAWIPPKLARKLAAGAVRRAVGNMTDYGLPEPDHAPLHAHPTVSAEFLPRCAAGDIVVRPGIAALEGPNVRFSDGSVEAVDVIVTATGYRVEFPFLSPEDAPVTGNHLPLFKRMVQPEPARHGLWFMGLAQSLPTLVNLAEQQSKLFVAWASGQYALPDEATMRRVIASDETLHRGHYYASPRHTMQLDFGIYVRDIQREIASGATRVQRVAA, from the coding sequence ATGAGAACCGCGATCATCGGCGCCGGCTGCTCGGGCTTCACCACCGCCAAGCGGCTGCAGGACGAGGGGCTGGAGTTCGACTGGTACGAGGCGTCGGACCGGATCGGCGGCAACTGGGCCTACGCCAACCCCAATGGCATGAGCTCGGCCTACCAGTCGCTGCACATCGACACGTCCAAGACCCGCCTGCAGTTCGAGGACTATTCGGTCCCCGCCGACTGGCCCGACTTCCCGCACCACAGCCTGATCGCAAAGTATTTCAACGACTACGTCGACCACTTCGGCCTGCGCCCGCTGATCCGCTTCGAGACGCCAGTGACCAGTGTCGCGCGCCGGGACGACGGCCGCTGGGACGTGACGTCGAAGCTCGGCACCGAGGCGTATGACGCGGTCGTCGTCGCCAACGGTCACCACTGGTCACCCAACCGCCCCGAATGGCCGGGCCGGTTCGACGGCACCGTCATCCACGCCCACGACTACCGCACCCCGACCGACCCGGTCGACATGACCGGCAAGCGCGTCGTCGTCGTCGGCCTCGGCAACAGCGCCGTCGACATCGCCGCCGAGCTTGCCCAGCGCACGGTCACCGAGCGGCTGTTCGTGTCGGCGCGGCGCGGCGTCTGGGTGCTGCCCAAGATGCTCGGCGGCCGCCCGATCGACAAGACGCCGCTGCCCGCGTGGATCCCGCCGAAGCTGGCGCGCAAGCTCGCGGCTGGCGCTGTCCGCCGCGCCGTCGGCAACATGACCGACTACGGGCTGCCAGAGCCCGACCACGCGCCGCTCCACGCCCACCCGACCGTATCGGCCGAGTTCCTGCCCCGCTGCGCCGCCGGCGACATCGTCGTGCGGCCCGGGATCGCCGCGCTCGAAGGCCCGAACGTGCGCTTCAGCGACGGCAGCGTCGAGGCGGTCGACGTCATCGTCACCGCCACCGGCTACCGGGTCGAGTTCCCCTTCCTCAGCCCCGAGGATGCCCCCGTCACCGGCAACCATCTGCCGCTGTTCAAGCGCATGGTGCAGCCCGAGCCGGCGCGCCACGGCCTGTGGTTCATGGGGCTGGCGCAGTCGCTGCCGACGCTGGTCAACCTCGCGGAGCAGCAGTCGAAGCTGTTCGTCGCGTGGGCGAGCGGCCAGTACGCGCTGCCCGACGAGGCGACCATGCGCCGCGTCATCGCCAGCGACGAGACGCTCCACCGCGGCCATTATTACGCCAGCCCGCGCCACACCATGCAGCTCGATTTCGGTATCTACGTGCGCGACATCCAGCGTGAGATCGCCAGCGGCGCGACGCGAGTGCAGCGGGTCGCGGCCTGA
- a CDS encoding D-amino-acid transaminase encodes MPRLAYVDGRMVPLADARVSIEDRGYQFADAVYEVGAVLNGRLLDWPQHLARLTRNLSALNIPAPMSAAAFDLQARRLIVHNRATEALLYIQVSRGAGRRDHAIAAGLRPTLVMTVRAFDFAGRVALQARGVAVLSVPDQRWGRCDIKTVGLLPNVLAKAAAKAAGAFEAWLVDEAEVVAEGGSTNAWIVAGGTLVTHPLSARILPGVMRATTIRLARDLQLRVEERPFTLAEAHAADEAFLTSTSAPVVGVVALDGKPIASGKPGPITRRLSAALWTEIAHQTGYRPPGLPA; translated from the coding sequence ATGCCGCGTCTCGCCTATGTCGATGGTCGCATGGTGCCGCTGGCGGACGCGCGCGTCTCGATCGAGGACCGCGGCTACCAGTTCGCCGATGCGGTCTACGAGGTCGGCGCGGTGCTGAACGGCCGCCTGCTCGACTGGCCACAGCATCTCGCGCGCCTGACCCGCAACCTGTCGGCGCTCAACATCCCCGCCCCGATGAGCGCCGCCGCGTTCGACCTGCAGGCGCGCCGGCTGATCGTACACAACCGCGCGACCGAGGCGCTGCTGTACATCCAGGTGTCGCGCGGGGCCGGGCGCCGCGACCATGCCATCGCCGCCGGCCTGCGCCCGACCCTGGTGATGACCGTCCGCGCCTTCGACTTCGCGGGACGCGTCGCGCTGCAGGCCAGGGGCGTCGCGGTATTGAGCGTGCCCGACCAGCGCTGGGGCCGATGCGACATCAAGACGGTCGGGCTGCTCCCCAACGTCCTCGCCAAGGCGGCGGCGAAGGCGGCGGGGGCGTTCGAGGCGTGGCTCGTCGACGAGGCTGAGGTCGTCGCCGAGGGCGGCTCGACCAACGCCTGGATCGTGGCTGGCGGCACCCTCGTCACGCACCCGCTGAGTGCGCGCATCCTGCCCGGCGTGATGCGCGCGACGACGATCCGGCTCGCGCGGGACCTGCAGCTGCGGGTCGAGGAGCGGCCGTTCACGCTCGCCGAGGCGCACGCCGCCGACGAGGCGTTCCTGACCTCGACGAGCGCGCCCGTCGTCGGCGTCGTCGCGCTCGATGGGAAGCCGATCGCAAGCGGCAAGCCCGGCCCGATCACCCGCCGCTTGTCCGCTGCGCTGTGGACCGAGATCGCGCACCAGACAGGCTATCGCCCGCCCGGCCTTCCGGCGTAG
- a CDS encoding DNA photolyase family protein — translation MPAPTPEPQIIWFRQDLRLADQAAVAAAARRGPVIPVYVLDDETPGAWRIGGAQRWWLHHSLAALDADLKAKGARLLLLRGRAGTVLSELARATGAGAVHALWHYEPWARIQQEEVASAAELVLHDGNFLSPPGTVRSGGGSPYKIFTPFWNALKQRMPPPEPLPAPEALALAEAPAGDALADWDLLPTRPDWSGGFDVWTPGEAGAQAALAAFAAKARDYERARNYPAEAGSSRLSPHLHFGEVSPAAVWHAVPDSDSYRREIGWRDFATGLIDSRPDYHVAHGRAQFEGFAFRDAPDELKAWQHGRTGYPVVDAGMRQLWATGWMHNRVRMIAASFLVKHLLVDWRRGAEWFWDTLVDADLGNNSLGWQWIMGSGVDSSPFNRIFAPVGQSAKFEAAAYIREWVPELRGLSDEAIHAPWERGGAKGYPPPLVDHAVARARALAAYGAMRG, via the coding sequence ATGCCAGCCCCGACCCCAGAGCCGCAGATCATCTGGTTCCGACAGGACCTCCGCCTTGCCGACCAGGCGGCGGTCGCGGCGGCGGCACGGCGCGGGCCGGTGATCCCGGTCTATGTGCTTGACGACGAGACGCCGGGCGCGTGGCGGATCGGTGGGGCGCAACGCTGGTGGCTACACCACAGCCTTGCGGCCCTCGATGCCGACCTTAAGGCGAAGGGCGCGCGGCTGCTCCTGCTGCGCGGGCGGGCGGGAACGGTGCTGTCGGAGCTTGCGCGCGCCACCGGGGCAGGCGCGGTCCACGCGCTGTGGCACTACGAACCGTGGGCGCGGATCCAGCAGGAGGAGGTCGCAAGCGCCGCGGAACTCGTCCTCCACGACGGCAACTTCCTCAGCCCGCCGGGCACGGTGCGGAGCGGCGGCGGCTCGCCCTACAAGATCTTCACGCCGTTCTGGAACGCCCTCAAGCAACGCATGCCGCCGCCGGAGCCGCTGCCCGCTCCTGAAGCGCTGGCGTTGGCCGAGGCTCCGGCGGGCGATGCGCTCGCGGATTGGGACCTGCTGCCGACCAGGCCCGACTGGTCCGGCGGCTTCGACGTCTGGACCCCGGGTGAGGCGGGGGCGCAGGCCGCGCTCGCCGCCTTTGCCGCCAAGGCCCGCGACTACGAGCGCGCCCGCAACTACCCCGCCGAGGCTGGCAGTTCGCGCCTGTCCCCGCACCTGCACTTCGGCGAGGTCTCGCCCGCCGCGGTCTGGCACGCGGTCCCAGACTCGGACTCGTATCGCCGCGAGATCGGCTGGCGCGACTTCGCCACCGGGCTGATCGACAGCCGGCCCGACTATCACGTCGCCCACGGCCGCGCGCAGTTCGAGGGCTTCGCCTTCCGCGACGCCCCCGACGAGCTGAAAGCGTGGCAGCACGGCCGCACCGGCTACCCGGTCGTCGATGCCGGGATGCGGCAGTTGTGGGCGACCGGCTGGATGCACAACCGGGTGCGGATGATCGCCGCGTCGTTCCTGGTGAAGCACTTGCTGGTCGACTGGCGGCGCGGTGCCGAGTGGTTCTGGGACACGCTGGTCGACGCCGACCTCGGCAACAACTCGCTCGGGTGGCAGTGGATCATGGGGTCGGGCGTCGACAGCTCGCCGTTCAACCGCATCTTCGCGCCGGTCGGGCAGAGCGCCAAGTTCGAGGCAGCGGCGTACATCCGCGAGTGGGTGCCGGAGTTGCGCGGGCTGTCGGACGAGGCGATCCATGCGCCGTGGGAGCGCGGCGGGGCGAAGGGCTATCCGCCGCCGCTGGTCGATCACGCCGTGGCGCGGGCGCGGGCGTTGGCCGCGTACGGGGCGATGCGAGGCTGA
- a CDS encoding ABC transporter permease: MIPAMLAEAWSALVANRLRSALTMLGMIIGVAAVILMLAIGGGVQKQVADSIAGLGSNMLIVTAGSGKSGGFMGGAGTGATLRLDDADAISRLDNVVAAAPSTQIPAQVVAGPANWATTVTGAPPSWFIVQDWRPVQGRAFSDMEERAAARVALIGQSVADNLFGANDPMGQSVRIKGTSFSVIGIMAKRGQGFGGMDRDDIIVVPLTTALRQLQGNAFRRSIRTIAVGVDASENLDAVQDNIATLLRRTHRLDPGTVDDFTVTNLTAVTDTLSTTTAAISALLAAIGSISLIVGGIGIMNIMLVSVTERTREIGIRMAIGASRAAVRLQFLLEALMLSLLGCSVGVGLGTLGANVASGLIGFDTSVTLFAVLVAFGVSATIGVFFGWYPATRAAKLSPIEALRS, translated from the coding sequence ATGATCCCCGCGATGCTCGCCGAGGCGTGGTCCGCGCTCGTCGCCAACCGCCTGCGCTCGGCGCTCACCATGCTCGGCATGATCATCGGCGTCGCGGCGGTGATCCTGATGCTGGCGATCGGCGGCGGCGTGCAGAAGCAGGTCGCGGACTCGATCGCCGGGCTGGGCTCGAACATGCTGATCGTCACCGCGGGGTCGGGCAAGTCGGGCGGCTTCATGGGCGGCGCGGGGACGGGCGCGACGCTGCGTCTCGACGATGCGGACGCGATCAGCCGCCTCGACAACGTCGTCGCCGCGGCGCCTTCGACGCAGATCCCGGCGCAGGTCGTCGCTGGCCCGGCGAACTGGGCGACCACGGTCACCGGCGCGCCGCCGTCGTGGTTCATCGTCCAGGACTGGCGGCCGGTGCAGGGGCGCGCGTTCTCGGACATGGAGGAGCGCGCCGCCGCCCGCGTCGCGCTGATCGGCCAGTCGGTCGCCGACAACCTGTTCGGCGCGAACGACCCTATGGGGCAGAGCGTCCGCATCAAGGGCACCAGTTTCTCGGTCATCGGCATCATGGCCAAGCGCGGGCAAGGGTTCGGCGGAATGGACCGCGACGACATCATCGTGGTGCCGCTGACCACCGCGCTGCGCCAGCTCCAAGGCAACGCCTTCCGCCGCTCGATCCGGACCATCGCAGTCGGGGTCGACGCGTCCGAGAACCTCGATGCGGTGCAGGACAACATTGCCACGCTGCTGCGCCGGACGCACCGCCTCGACCCCGGCACCGTCGACGATTTCACCGTCACCAACCTGACCGCGGTCACCGACACGCTGTCGACGACGACCGCGGCGATCTCCGCGCTGCTCGCCGCGATCGGCTCGATCAGCCTGATCGTGGGTGGCATCGGCATCATGAACATCATGCTGGTCTCGGTCACCGAGCGCACCCGCGAGATCGGCATCCGGATGGCGATCGGCGCGAGCCGGGCGGCGGTCCGCCTGCAGTTCCTGCTCGAGGCGCTGATGCTGTCGCTGCTCGGCTGCTCGGTCGGGGTCGGGCTGGGGACGCTCGGCGCCAATGTCGCGAGCGGGCTGATCGGCTTCGACACGTCGGTGACTTTGTTCGCGGTGCTGGTCGCGTTCGGGGTGTCGGCGACGATCGGGGTATTCTTCGGCTGGTACCCGGCGACGCGCGCGGCAAAGCTCAGTCCGATCGAGGCGCTGCGAAGCTAG